A window of the Serratia sarumanii genome harbors these coding sequences:
- a CDS encoding GNAT family N-acetyltransferase codes for MDMISVRQAPELAPRAIAYFQRHWATAETLMMYEDAINRSLGAANPLPQWYLLMENDQILGCAGLITNDFISRGELYPWLCALYVEEAQRGRGHGAKLIEHVAAETRRLGFPQLHLCTDLEGYYERSGFVYNGLGYHPWGEASRVYSRAL; via the coding sequence ATGGACATGATTTCGGTGCGGCAAGCGCCCGAGCTGGCGCCGCGCGCCATTGCGTATTTTCAGCGGCACTGGGCCACGGCAGAGACGCTGATGATGTATGAAGACGCCATCAACCGCAGCCTCGGCGCCGCCAACCCGCTGCCGCAGTGGTACCTGCTGATGGAAAATGACCAAATCCTCGGCTGCGCGGGGCTTATCACCAACGACTTTATCAGCCGTGGGGAGTTGTATCCCTGGCTGTGTGCGCTCTATGTAGAGGAAGCGCAGCGCGGCCGGGGCCACGGCGCCAAACTGATTGAGCATGTGGCGGCGGAAACCCGCCGACTGGGCTTCCCGCAGCTGCACCTGTGCACCGATCTGGAGGGGTATTACGAGCGCAGCGGCTTCGTTTACAACGGGCTCGGGTATCACCCCTGGGGCGAAGCCTCGCGGGTCTATTCGCGGGCGTTGTGA